GTGACACACGGGTTGCTTTGGGTATTAGCCATTTTAGCTGGTTCACTTGTTGGTGGATTTTTACTGGGGCTGATTCAAAAACGCAGAGTTGAAAAAATAAAGGCAACAATCTAAACAATAGAAAGAGGTTGAAGCGAAATGGTTTTAGTAAATGCAACAAACATTTTCATAAATATAGCATTGGACACAAAAGCGAGTGCTTTACAATTTTTAGCAGAATCTGCACAAAAGTTACAGCTTACTACAGATAGTTCAGCTGTACTAACCAGTTTTCATAATCGTGAAAAAGAGGGAAGCACAGGCATGATGGACGGTTTTGCCATACCACATGCCAAAAATCCAACTATTACTGAGGCAAGTGTGCTGATTGTAAAAACGAAGAATCCCATTGATTGGGATAGTTTAGATGGTATCCCTACTGAAGTGATCATAGCCTTACTGATTCCCGAACAAGAAGCTGGAACG
The DNA window shown above is from Enterococcus sp. 12C11_DIV0727 and carries:
- a CDS encoding PTS sugar transporter subunit IIA → MVLVNATNIFINIALDTKASALQFLAESAQKLQLTTDSSAVLTSFHNREKEGSTGMMDGFAIPHAKNPTITEASVLIVKTKNPIDWDSLDGIPTEVIIALLIPEQEAGTTHLKLLSKVARLLMKSEFKQKIKQLDSETEIAEYINQQLMEA